The following are encoded together in the Rhizobium sp. SSA_523 genome:
- a CDS encoding sucrase ferredoxin yields the protein MAARIFCRDLCIERGEPVSGLGPSAKAYVLLHWPRGDWRVPRVQSHLMPEGLERAILAANAAGTHVALVDGDDIGFTHQDSVRDHVTPEEAEQLLLHLAGGGVLQGRHDPRLTILCCTDGKQDPCCARYGYATWKALRQAADPNRFRILQSTHLGGCRFAASLVALPQRARYGRLEPSQVGDFLKTLEQGLPYLPAYRGNPSYEAPAQTAEIAVLDWAGQHGVAGNVTLQAMESEISSPEQMRFHATIGAHRATVTVERQEFAVNTRCVTIGAAQDANTVARWVAASVVAEA from the coding sequence GTGTATTGAGCGCGGCGAACCGGTGTCCGGACTTGGCCCATCGGCGAAAGCCTATGTTCTGCTGCACTGGCCGCGCGGCGACTGGCGTGTGCCGCGCGTCCAATCGCATCTTATGCCTGAAGGGCTGGAGCGAGCCATTCTAGCCGCCAATGCTGCGGGCACTCACGTCGCGCTCGTGGATGGCGATGATATCGGCTTCACCCATCAGGACAGTGTCCGGGACCATGTCACGCCTGAGGAAGCTGAGCAGCTATTGCTGCATCTCGCCGGTGGAGGTGTGCTGCAAGGCAGGCATGATCCACGCTTGACCATCCTGTGCTGCACCGATGGCAAACAGGATCCCTGCTGCGCCCGCTACGGCTATGCGACATGGAAGGCCCTGCGGCAGGCAGCGGACCCGAACCGCTTTCGCATCCTGCAATCCACCCATCTCGGCGGATGCCGCTTTGCCGCCTCCCTCGTGGCCTTGCCGCAGCGGGCACGCTACGGCCGGCTGGAGCCCTCGCAGGTTGGGGATTTTCTGAAAACCCTTGAGCAAGGCCTTCCCTATCTGCCCGCCTATCGCGGCAACCCTTCTTACGAAGCGCCTGCACAGACGGCGGAAATCGCCGTGCTCGACTGGGCAGGACAGCATGGCGTGGCAGGCAATGTGACACTTCAGGCGATGGAGAGTGAGATCAGCAGCCCGGAGCAGATGCGTTTCCACGCGACGATTGGTGCACACCGCGCCACTGTCACGGTCGAACGACAGGAGTTTGCGGTGAACACGCGCTGTGTAACGATCGGCGCGGCGCAGGACGCCAACACGGTCGCACGCTGGGTCGCCGCATCGGTCGTGGCCGAAGCGTGA